A window of Aeromicrobium sp. Root236 contains these coding sequences:
- a CDS encoding DNA polymerase IV: protein MSWVLHVDMDQFIAAVEIQRHPELAGLPVVVGGRGDPTERGVVSTASYEARELGVGSGMPLRVAKRKCPDAVFLPVDAPAYEAVSGTVMETLRSLSWGGVPVLVQVLGWDEAFVGPGPGHGDLGDPEDMAALVMTSVLAATGLHCSVGIGDNTLRAKNATDFGKPRGTYTLTAANWLDVMGDRPTQALWGIGSKTAAKLAALGFDTVAQLMASDPAVVADALGPTMGPYYRGLATGASAQPIDPQPYVPRAHGRETTFQADLDDWDVIADEVRTLTARVLDDIDAEGRPAARVGLKIRFAPFITVTRSLTLPAPTNDRQTLGDAAVSLLDRLQPEQRDRPVRLLGVRLEMTPP, encoded by the coding sequence ATGAGCTGGGTGTTGCACGTCGACATGGACCAGTTCATCGCTGCGGTCGAGATCCAGCGTCATCCCGAGCTGGCGGGCCTGCCGGTGGTGGTCGGCGGGCGTGGTGACCCGACCGAGCGAGGTGTGGTGTCGACCGCGTCGTACGAGGCCCGGGAGCTCGGCGTCGGCTCCGGCATGCCGCTCCGCGTCGCGAAGCGCAAGTGCCCTGACGCGGTGTTCCTGCCGGTCGACGCGCCGGCGTACGAGGCGGTGTCAGGGACGGTCATGGAGACCTTGCGGTCGCTGAGCTGGGGCGGTGTGCCCGTGCTCGTGCAGGTGCTGGGCTGGGACGAGGCCTTCGTCGGGCCGGGTCCCGGGCACGGTGACCTCGGTGACCCCGAGGACATGGCTGCGCTCGTCATGACGTCGGTGCTGGCGGCGACCGGGCTGCACTGCTCGGTCGGGATCGGCGACAACACGCTGCGGGCCAAGAACGCCACCGACTTCGGCAAGCCCCGCGGGACCTACACGCTCACCGCGGCGAACTGGCTCGACGTGATGGGTGACCGTCCCACCCAGGCCCTGTGGGGCATCGGCAGCAAGACCGCTGCCAAGCTGGCGGCGCTCGGGTTCGATACCGTCGCACAGCTCATGGCAAGCGATCCGGCGGTGGTGGCCGACGCGCTTGGGCCGACCATGGGCCCGTACTACCGCGGGCTGGCGACCGGCGCCTCCGCACAGCCGATCGACCCCCAGCCGTACGTCCCGCGCGCTCACGGACGCGAGACGACGTTCCAGGCCGACCTCGACGACTGGGACGTCATCGCCGACGAGGTGCGCACGCTGACCGCACGCGTCCTCGACGACATCGATGCCGAAGGACGGCCCGCCGCACGGGTCGGGCTCAAGATCCGCTTCGCACCGTTCATCACGGTCACGCGGAGCCTCACCCTGCCGGCCCCGACGAACGATCGTCAGACCCTCGGCGACGCCGCGGTCTCGTTGCTCGATCGCCTCCAGCCCGAGCAACGTGACCGACCCGTACGGCTGCTGGGCGTACGTCTCGAGATGACCCCGCCCTAG
- a CDS encoding dihydrofolate reductase family protein, whose protein sequence is MRDLIVTAFVSLDGVMEAPGGESGYRNAGWTFQDIEFDPAAYELKGREQEETTALLMGRTSYEAFAPVWPTMEEFAGYNAMPRYVVSTTLQQDDSRWPATILRSLDDVAALKQTDGGPIAVHGSATLGRSLADAGLVDRYHLLVFPVLLGAGKRLFSDADRDKTMLKLVEQQAYSNGIQKQVFDVVR, encoded by the coding sequence ATGCGCGATCTCATCGTCACCGCATTCGTGTCCCTCGACGGCGTCATGGAGGCGCCCGGCGGCGAGTCCGGATACCGCAACGCCGGCTGGACGTTCCAGGACATCGAGTTCGATCCTGCGGCGTACGAGCTGAAGGGCCGCGAGCAGGAGGAGACCACCGCCTTGCTCATGGGCCGTACGTCCTACGAGGCGTTCGCACCCGTCTGGCCCACGATGGAGGAGTTCGCAGGCTACAACGCGATGCCGCGCTACGTCGTCTCGACGACGCTGCAGCAGGACGATTCGCGATGGCCGGCGACGATCCTGCGCTCGCTCGACGACGTCGCAGCGCTGAAGCAGACCGACGGTGGCCCGATCGCCGTCCACGGCAGTGCCACCTTGGGCAGGAGCCTGGCCGACGCCGGACTCGTCGACCGCTACCACCTGTTGGTGTTCCCGGTGCTCCTCGGCGCCGGCAAGCGGTTGTTCAGCGACGCCGACCGCGACAAGACGATGCTGAAGCTCGTCGAGCAGCAGGCGTACTCCAACGGCATCCAGAAGCAGGTGTTCGACGTCGTTCGCTAG
- a CDS encoding DUF1003 domain-containing protein has protein sequence MTDQTPASAGPRHPAVVAFHQSRLDHVQLRVADAITSFAGSMPFVYLHAAVFVAWMLWVESNPWPTLTLVVSLEAIFLSTFVMIGQNRQAEFQKVKAEHDFVEQELELKTNTDLTREIHVLTTELHRRIIDEAPQPG, from the coding sequence ATGACCGACCAGACCCCCGCCAGTGCAGGACCCCGCCACCCAGCCGTTGTCGCGTTCCACCAGAGCAGGCTCGACCACGTGCAGCTCCGCGTGGCCGACGCCATCACGTCCTTCGCCGGATCGATGCCGTTCGTCTACCTCCACGCCGCGGTGTTCGTCGCCTGGATGCTGTGGGTCGAGTCGAATCCGTGGCCCACGCTCACGCTCGTCGTCTCTCTCGAGGCGATCTTCCTGTCGACGTTCGTGATGATCGGCCAGAACCGGCAGGCCGAGTTCCAGAAGGTCAAGGCCGAGCACGACTTCGTCGAGCAGGAGCTCGAGCTCAAGACCAACACCGACCTGACCCGCGAGATCCACGTGCTGACGACCGAGCTGCACCGCCGGATCATCGACGAGGCGCCGCAACCGGGCTGA